From Maniola hyperantus chromosome 21, iAphHyp1.2, whole genome shotgun sequence, the proteins below share one genomic window:
- the LOC117992609 gene encoding PF03932 family protein CutC yields the protein MIEVCIDSLESAYNAIKGGADELELCSSLVEGGLTPSPGLVLEIMKLVKSQSANDKSLITKPKVNVMIRCRAGSDFCYSDQEMNTMLADIETYKSFGVDRFVFGALTDKQDIDAINCARIIDRAYPIPVTFHRAFDLCMKPIKAIEDIIAHGFTRLLTSGQQISADNAKAIELLTFLLKKFSNKIEIMPGAGINCDNACKFVDIGFGIIHSSCKRTRNLPEVGNLGMGSNVVYVTDENIVREMKNIVKPN from the exons ATGATAGAAGTTTGCATCGACAGCCTAGAATCAGCTTATAACGCGATAAAGGGTGGTGCAGATGAATTGGAGTTATGTAGTTCACTAGTAGAAGGTGGTCTCACACCCTCACCTGGGCTTGTGCTAGAAATCATGAAATTG GTGAAAAGTCAATCTGCTAATGATAAGTCCCTAATTACTAAG CCAAAAGTGAATGTAATGATAAGATGCAGAGCAGGATCTGACTTTTGTTACTCTGACCAAGAAATGAATACAATGCTTGCTGATATTGAAACCTACAAAAGCTTTGGTGTTGACAGATTTGTTTTTGGAGCTCTAACAGATAAACAGGACATAGATGCCATAAATTGTGCAAGAATAATAGATAGAGCATATCCTATACCTGTGACATTTCATAGAGCCTTTGATCTATGTATGAAACCTATAAAAGCTATTGAAGACATCATAGCACATGGCTTTACTAGACTCTTAACAAGCGGACAACAGATTTCAGCTGATAATGCTAAGGCAATTGAACTCCTTacatttctattaaaaaaattcagtAATAAGATAGAGATTATGCCAGGTGCAGGTATTAACTGTGATAATGCATGTAAATTTGTTGATATTGGATTTGGAATTATTCACAGTTCATGTAAAAGGACAAGAAATTTACCCGAAGTAGGTAATTTGGGTATGGGCAGTAATGTAGTGTATGTGACTGATGAAAATATAGTGCGAGAGATGAAGAACATTGTAAAGCCAAATTga